Proteins found in one candidate division TA06 bacterium genomic segment:
- the ugpC gene encoding sn-glycerol-3-phosphate ABC transporter ATP-binding protein UgpC, producing the protein MAEVILSGLTKIYDNKVKAVDQVDLSVKNKEFLVLVGPSGCGKTTILRMIAGLEQITDGEIFIDGAVVNEVPPKDRNTAMVFQNYALYPHMTVYQNISFGLKMAKTEKKEIDERVRRTAGMLSISGYLDRKPKALSGGQRQRVALARAIVKSPKVFLFDEPLSNLDAQLRTQTRAELKKLQQQLATTAIYVTHDRTEAMTLGDRIAVLKDGRLQQVDEPLAIYQRPQTLFVANFIGTPGINILEGEIRTENGGAVFVNGDIRQELPASSPKLGSIPKAFLGIRPEDLELVPDNDAGIKGQVDFVEQLGGESLIYLTAASGRKMVVKALGNLRYETGSNLKAAIKPKAIHLFDGQTERRIN; encoded by the coding sequence ATGGCCGAAGTGATATTGTCCGGTTTGACGAAGATCTACGATAATAAGGTCAAGGCGGTGGACCAGGTCGACCTGTCCGTAAAGAACAAGGAGTTCCTGGTGCTGGTGGGGCCTTCGGGATGCGGAAAGACCACCATCCTCAGGATGATCGCCGGGCTGGAACAGATAACAGACGGAGAGATATTCATAGACGGGGCGGTGGTCAACGAAGTGCCGCCCAAGGACCGCAACACCGCCATGGTGTTCCAGAACTACGCCCTGTATCCCCATATGACGGTCTATCAGAACATCTCTTTCGGCCTGAAAATGGCCAAGACAGAAAAAAAAGAGATCGATGAACGGGTGCGCCGGACAGCCGGGATGCTCTCCATCTCCGGATATCTGGACCGGAAGCCCAAAGCTCTCTCCGGCGGACAGCGGCAGAGGGTGGCCCTGGCCCGGGCCATCGTCAAATCGCCGAAAGTTTTCCTGTTCGACGAACCGCTTTCCAACCTGGACGCCCAGCTAAGGACCCAAACCCGGGCCGAGCTGAAGAAACTTCAACAGCAGCTGGCCACCACCGCCATCTATGTGACCCATGACCGCACCGAAGCCATGACCCTGGGCGACCGGATAGCGGTGCTAAAGGACGGCCGCCTACAGCAGGTGGACGAGCCGCTGGCCATCTACCAGCGGCCCCAGACCCTGTTCGTGGCCAATTTCATAGGCACCCCGGGCATCAATATCTTAGAAGGGGAGATCAGGACAGAGAACGGCGGGGCGGTGTTCGTCAACGGCGACATCCGCCAGGAGCTTCCGGCATCAAGCCCAAAGCTTGGTTCTATTCCCAAAGCCTTTTTAGGCATACGTCCGGAGGACCTGGAACTGGTTCCGGACAACGATGCCGGGATCAAGGGCCAGGTTGATTTCGTGGAACAATTGGGAGGGGAATCGCTGATATACCTGACCGCCGCCAGCGGACGGAAAATGGTGGTCAAGGCCCTTGGCAATCTGAGATACGAAACGGGGAGCAATCTAAAAGCTGCCATTAAACCAAAGGCTATCCATCTCTTCGACGGTCAGACCGAGAGGCGCATCAACTGA
- a CDS encoding tetratricopeptide repeat protein: MKRDEFADDAIKMVTFVRKHTTEAMAVAVAILVVIAGLILMGQNRAKGEKESAMMIGMAHSAYFSGDMTNAQTAYEEIVSKHGSSSSAKEALVYLGNINFNQRKYEEAIKSYDRAIKAGSSNPLIMSAAISGLAACFEQTGRLPEAGEKYLEIAKKYSKDQYLATNALISAGRCFAAGNLMDKAKAAYQQIINDYSGTAAAAEAKSQMAQLPG, translated from the coding sequence TTGAAACGCGATGAATTCGCCGATGATGCCATAAAGATGGTCACTTTTGTCCGCAAGCATACCACCGAAGCCATGGCAGTAGCCGTAGCAATACTGGTCGTGATCGCCGGATTGATACTGATGGGCCAGAACCGTGCTAAAGGCGAAAAAGAATCCGCCATGATGATCGGAATGGCCCACTCCGCCTATTTTAGCGGCGATATGACCAATGCCCAGACCGCCTACGAAGAGATCGTCAGCAAGCATGGTTCCAGTTCTTCAGCCAAAGAGGCGCTGGTCTACCTGGGCAACATCAATTTTAACCAGCGCAAGTACGAAGAGGCCATCAAGAGCTACGACCGGGCAATAAAGGCCGGCAGTTCCAATCCGCTGATCATGTCTGCCGCCATCAGCGGCTTGGCCGCCTGCTTTGAACAGACCGGGCGCCTGCCCGAGGCCGGGGAAAAATATCTGGAGATCGCCAAGAAGTATTCCAAGGACCAGTACCTGGCCACCAACGCCCTGATCTCAGCCGGGCGCTGTTTTGCCGCAGGCAATCTTATGGATAAGGCCAAAGCCGCTTATCAGCAGATCATAAATGATTATT